A single window of Hyphomicrobiales bacterium DNA harbors:
- the oppD gene encoding murein tripeptide ABC transporter/oligopeptide ABC transporter ATP binding subunit OppD has product MAHPTAGSAAPVPLLSLEDFTVSFTHGGNRTPVVHGIDLMLRPGEALGIVGESGCGKSVTWLAALRLLGKRAVTSGRVLLNGRDMCAFSEREIADVRGGRIGVIFQDPTSCLNPVLRIGAQIGEALRLHRGLTGKAAEREALRLLDRVGIADAPRRLRQYAHELSGGMNQRVMIAIALAGEPDVLVADEPTTALDATIQAQILDLIRDIRRDTGMGLVLISHDLGVIADLCDRVAVMYAGRVVETAATDDLLGSPRHPYTRGLMAALPSLEGPRVRLTPVSGTVPSPDAMPPGCAFAPRCGHANAACNSDVPSLLPAGQGHLSACLRLDALRREWEREASRPDPVLQDLGWLDGEQRRGLSA; this is encoded by the coding sequence TTGGCGCATCCCACTGCCGGGTCTGCCGCCCCTGTGCCGCTGCTCTCACTTGAGGACTTCACGGTTTCCTTCACCCATGGCGGAAACCGTACCCCTGTGGTGCATGGCATCGATCTGATGCTCCGGCCCGGCGAGGCGCTCGGCATTGTTGGCGAATCGGGCTGCGGAAAGAGTGTTACCTGGCTCGCGGCGCTGCGCCTGCTCGGCAAGCGCGCGGTGACGTCTGGTCGTGTCCTCCTCAATGGCCGGGATATGTGCGCGTTCAGCGAACGCGAAATCGCGGATGTCAGGGGCGGCCGTATAGGTGTGATCTTCCAAGATCCGACAAGCTGCCTCAACCCCGTGCTGCGTATAGGTGCGCAGATCGGTGAGGCGTTGCGCCTGCATCGCGGGCTGACCGGCAAGGCGGCCGAACGCGAAGCGCTCCGCTTGCTCGACCGGGTCGGCATCGCGGATGCGCCGCGCCGTCTGCGCCAATATGCGCACGAGCTGTCAGGTGGCATGAACCAGCGCGTCATGATTGCGATCGCGTTGGCGGGGGAACCGGATGTGCTCGTGGCCGACGAGCCGACCACGGCGCTCGATGCGACCATCCAGGCGCAGATTCTCGACCTCATCCGCGATATCCGGCGGGACACAGGCATGGGTCTCGTGCTGATCTCCCACGACCTTGGTGTGATCGCCGATCTCTGCGACCGCGTGGCGGTCATGTATGCCGGGCGTGTCGTCGAGACGGCGGCGACCGATGATCTGCTCGGCTCACCCCGCCACCCCTATACGCGGGGATTGATGGCCGCATTGCCCTCCCTCGAGGGGCCACGTGTGCGCCTGACGCCGGTGAGCGGCACGGTGCCCTCGCCGGATGCGATGCCGCCCGGCTGTGCCTTCGCACCGCGGTGCGGCCATGCGAACGCGGCGTGCAACAGCGATGTGCCGTCTCTGTTGCCTGCCGGTCAGGGTCATCTGTCGGCCTGCCTGAGGCTCGACGCCCTGAGGCGTGAATGGGAGCGCGAGGCCAGCCGGCCCGATCCCGTGTTGCAGGATCTGGGTTGGCTGGACGGCGAGCAGCGCAGGGGGCTGTCGGCGTGA
- a CDS encoding putative peptide transport system permease protein BAB2_1050 (Evidence 3 : Putative function from multiple computational evidences) — MTGFILRRLAQLIPVLLIASFAIWAMIFAVPGGPVGMMVGENATAEEIAAATRKLGLDRPIPVQYFNWLMNALSGDFGQSIHSHDPVTKLIGERLPATLQLALVAILVALLIGIPVAIAGAVKEGSWVDRLLNGWNALALGVPTFWLGILLILLFSVELRWLPSASRYIPLWEDPIQALRSLILPGLTLGLYVSGILARFLKASLVSEARADYVRTARAKGVSERQIVGYHIMQNALLPFITIVGLMVANFIGGAVVTEAVFTYPGLGRLLIQAISTRDYPLIQGCIVVILVIYMAISLIVDILYAVVDPRIEYR, encoded by the coding sequence ATGACAGGCTTTATCCTGCGCCGGTTGGCGCAACTCATCCCGGTCCTTCTTATCGCCTCCTTCGCAATCTGGGCCATGATCTTCGCGGTGCCGGGCGGGCCTGTGGGCATGATGGTCGGAGAGAACGCGACAGCAGAGGAAATCGCCGCCGCGACGCGGAAGCTCGGTCTCGATCGGCCCATCCCTGTCCAGTATTTCAACTGGCTGATGAATGCGCTGAGCGGAGATTTCGGTCAGTCGATCCATAGCCACGACCCTGTGACCAAACTGATCGGCGAGCGGCTGCCGGCAACGCTGCAACTCGCATTGGTCGCCATTCTCGTCGCCTTGCTCATCGGGATTCCGGTGGCCATCGCCGGCGCGGTCAAGGAGGGCTCTTGGGTCGACCGCCTGTTGAACGGCTGGAATGCGCTCGCGCTTGGGGTGCCGACCTTCTGGCTCGGCATATTGCTCATCCTCCTGTTCTCGGTGGAGTTGCGCTGGCTGCCGTCGGCGTCACGCTATATTCCCCTCTGGGAGGATCCTATCCAGGCGCTGCGCAGCCTGATCTTGCCCGGCCTCACGCTCGGCCTGTATGTCTCCGGCATTCTGGCGCGGTTCCTCAAGGCATCGCTCGTCAGCGAGGCACGAGCCGATTATGTGCGCACGGCCCGCGCCAAGGGCGTCTCCGAGCGCCAGATCGTCGGGTACCACATCATGCAGAACGCGCTGCTGCCCTTCATCACGATCGTCGGCCTGATGGTAGCGAACTTCATCGGCGGTGCTGTCGTGACTGAGGCCGTGTTCACCTATCCGGGCCTCGGTCGGCTTCTGATCCAGGCGATCAGCACGCGCGATTACCCACTGATCCAGGGCTGTATCGTCGTTATTCTGGTGATCTATATGGCCATCAGCCTGATCGTCGACATCCTCTATGCGGTCGTTGATCCGCGTATCGAATACCGCTGA
- a CDS encoding Peptide/nickel transport system permease protein, whose product MTIEHGSLARRRWRPLPPLGLFLSVGFLAVVIFGAVFANVLPIDPLAQNIVDSLKPPSSSHWFGTDELGRDIMARVVFGARTSLITAAGAVVIAALIGVPIGLVAGYFGGWRDTVLMRLIDVLMALPNILFAMVLIAVLGRSQTAALVAVGVAGIPSFARIARAQVLTLRQLDFVSAVRGFGCSSSYIMFRTILPNALSPLMVQVIVLSSVAILLEAALAFLGVGVPPPTPSWGEMLRTGKSYLYEAPYYAVLPGLVLTLTILSFDTIGKELSMVLDPRSSAGTPGEQERAKP is encoded by the coding sequence ATGACCATCGAGCACGGCTCTCTTGCCAGACGGAGGTGGCGGCCACTGCCACCTCTCGGCCTCTTCCTCAGTGTCGGCTTCCTCGCTGTGGTCATCTTCGGCGCGGTCTTTGCGAATGTCCTGCCAATCGATCCGCTGGCGCAGAACATCGTTGACTCGCTGAAGCCGCCATCCAGCAGCCATTGGTTCGGCACCGACGAGCTTGGCCGCGATATCATGGCGCGGGTGGTCTTTGGCGCTCGCACGTCATTGATCACCGCCGCAGGCGCCGTTGTGATCGCAGCGCTCATCGGGGTGCCGATCGGCCTGGTCGCCGGTTATTTCGGCGGATGGCGCGATACCGTTCTGATGCGTCTGATCGACGTGTTAATGGCGCTGCCCAACATCCTGTTCGCGATGGTCCTGATCGCGGTGCTCGGCCGCAGCCAGACGGCCGCGCTGGTCGCCGTGGGCGTAGCGGGCATCCCGAGCTTCGCGCGCATTGCCCGCGCGCAGGTACTGACCTTGCGCCAGCTCGATTTCGTCTCGGCGGTGCGTGGTTTCGGCTGCTCATCCAGCTACATCATGTTCCGCACGATCCTGCCGAATGCCTTGAGCCCGCTGATGGTGCAGGTGATCGTCCTGTCCTCGGTGGCCATTCTGCTGGAAGCCGCTCTCGCCTTCCTTGGGGTCGGCGTGCCGCCTCCGACGCCGAGTTGGGGTGAGATGCTGCGCACGGGCAAGTCCTATCTCTACGAAGCGCCTTATTATGCTGTCCTGCCGGGCCTCGTGCTGACGCTCACCATTCTCTCCTTCGACACGATCGGGAAGGAGCTGTCGATGGTCCTCGATCCCCGTTCGAGCGCCGGGACACCCGGAGAGCAAGAGCGAGCCAAGCCATGA
- a CDS encoding Peptide/nickel transport system substrate-binding protein: MTERESGMTYRTLGQRLRMLGIAACAAAGLAITGLAAPDTASAQALKGGTLRIGVLDEIANYDPQQLSTVNFYVIKNLYDSLIEYTADGKPVPSLATEWKIAPDNKSVTVTLRDGVTFHSGTPFKADGVVAALTKGADPARGKNVYSTMAVVKDWTTPDDRTVTINFKDPVPDRQILDLLQFLIPIDPKGVETVETVPAGTGPYLLESRSVGQGMKLKANPNYWRKGEPVSKEIVFTIFSEDAAATAALESGAIDMVFNGSSRSAARLKNAGYQVFDGPGKLVQVFRINSTRGPFRNKKFRQAFNYLMDRDGILRVGYAGMGQVVALPWAPASPAFDASFTKTYAYDLEKAKALLKESGLSPAEMQDWKLLVNGSDEPSVRISQVVQATLAQVGIKIDLDIRQGAEFVDALLKGNFDAVFGGVGNVQKFPSRVATNSIYRTTKNPVLKDPHPHPDYVAAIGKVDTTFGSGADVKAAYDNLNKVLVDESFGIPTNSYEVGLIVASDKIGGITPDIDNLLVARTIGFK, from the coding sequence ATGACAGAGCGGGAGAGCGGCATGACTTACAGGACATTGGGGCAGCGCCTGCGGATGCTCGGCATCGCGGCTTGTGCTGCGGCAGGCCTTGCGATCACGGGTTTAGCCGCGCCGGACACGGCCTCGGCACAGGCTTTGAAGGGTGGGACGCTCCGCATCGGGGTTCTTGACGAGATCGCCAACTACGATCCGCAGCAGCTGTCGACGGTGAATTTCTACGTCATCAAGAACCTCTACGACAGCCTCATCGAATACACGGCCGATGGCAAGCCGGTGCCGAGCCTCGCGACCGAATGGAAGATCGCGCCCGATAACAAGTCCGTCACGGTGACCCTGCGTGATGGCGTGACATTCCACAGCGGCACGCCGTTCAAGGCGGATGGCGTTGTCGCGGCCCTCACCAAGGGCGCCGATCCCGCGCGCGGTAAGAATGTCTATTCGACCATGGCGGTCGTAAAGGACTGGACCACGCCCGATGACCGGACTGTCACGATCAATTTCAAGGACCCGGTGCCGGACCGGCAGATCCTCGATCTTCTGCAATTCCTCATCCCGATTGATCCGAAGGGTGTCGAGACGGTGGAAACGGTGCCGGCGGGCACGGGTCCCTACCTGCTCGAAAGCCGGTCCGTCGGCCAGGGCATGAAGCTCAAGGCCAACCCGAATTATTGGCGCAAGGGCGAGCCGGTGTCGAAGGAGATCGTGTTCACGATCTTCAGCGAGGATGCCGCGGCGACGGCAGCGCTCGAATCCGGTGCCATCGACATGGTTTTCAATGGCTCGTCGCGCAGCGCGGCGCGCCTCAAGAACGCGGGCTACCAGGTGTTTGATGGTCCCGGCAAGCTCGTGCAGGTGTTCCGCATCAATTCGACGCGCGGGCCCTTCCGCAACAAGAAGTTCCGGCAGGCCTTCAATTATCTGATGGACCGCGATGGCATCCTGCGCGTGGGCTATGCCGGCATGGGGCAGGTCGTCGCCCTGCCATGGGCTCCGGCGAGCCCGGCCTTTGATGCCTCCTTCACCAAGACCTATGCCTATGACCTGGAGAAGGCGAAGGCGCTCCTGAAGGAATCCGGCCTGTCGCCGGCCGAGATGCAGGACTGGAAACTGCTGGTCAACGGCAGCGACGAGCCTTCGGTTCGCATCAGCCAGGTCGTGCAGGCGACGCTCGCGCAGGTTGGTATCAAGATCGATCTCGATATTCGCCAAGGTGCTGAATTCGTCGATGCCCTGCTCAAGGGCAATTTCGACGCCGTCTTTGGCGGCGTGGGCAATGTGCAGAAGTTTCCCTCGCGTGTCGCAACGAATTCCATCTATCGCACCACCAAGAATCCGGTCCTGAAGGATCCGCACCCGCATCCGGATTATGTTGCGGCCATCGGCAAGGTCGACACCACCTTCGGTTCCGGCGCCGACGTCAAGGCCGCCTATGACAACCTCAACAAGGTGTTGGTGGACGAGTCGTTCGGCATCCCGACCAACTCCTATGAAGTCGGTCTGATCGTTGCCTCGGACAAAATCGGCGGGATCACGCCCGACATTGACAACCTGCTCGTCGCCCGGACCATCGGGTTCAAGTAA
- a CDS encoding Microcystin degradation protein MlrC codes for MRLALIHIGQETNDFNPVLTELSDYAAFGILEGDVITAELNQLGQVGGHYAAVAESGLPVDTVPIIRAWSGAGGRISREAFDFFQKKISEGLAAAMPVDGLVLQLHGACAAEGIDDVEGEQVALCRSILGPDVPIMLGLDHHANITRKIVDNATIIVGHRTQPHDTFDTGKVGTEVLLKVLKDKLKPVTAWRKIPLLSHQEQFLTAKGPMKIWFDRARAVEADPRVLQASNYPMQPWLDVAEGGWAAVVVTDNAPALAERLADELADLAWSMRDDFQIKEAVSVDEAVIMADRAAEGVVVISDTGDTVFGGSAGDSNLILEAILRLGIKSRALIPLISPQTVARLTEAGEGATVTLPLGGDAATAFFSPLEVTGTVRKVADGKIPVAFNHQTHIDMGRVVVFDVGPCTLLISELRGVAGNIPAAYEAFGINPAEYKIAVLKTASNFQYFAPISSQVIRADTRGPGQSDVFTLPWRNIPRPVYPLERFEDWRNPQ; via the coding sequence GTGCGGCTAGCGCTCATTCATATTGGCCAGGAAACGAATGACTTCAACCCGGTGTTGACTGAGTTGTCCGATTATGCCGCCTTCGGCATCCTTGAAGGCGATGTGATCACGGCGGAGCTCAACCAGCTGGGCCAAGTCGGCGGACACTATGCAGCCGTGGCAGAATCCGGCCTTCCCGTGGATACCGTCCCAATCATCCGGGCCTGGAGTGGCGCGGGCGGCCGTATTTCCCGCGAAGCTTTCGATTTCTTTCAAAAGAAGATCAGCGAGGGCTTGGCAGCGGCCATGCCGGTCGATGGGCTCGTGCTGCAACTGCACGGTGCTTGCGCTGCTGAGGGCATCGATGATGTCGAAGGCGAGCAGGTTGCGCTGTGCCGCAGCATTCTGGGGCCTGACGTTCCGATCATGCTTGGGCTCGACCATCACGCCAATATCACACGGAAGATCGTCGACAACGCCACGATTATCGTCGGGCACCGCACACAGCCTCACGACACGTTCGACACCGGCAAGGTCGGCACGGAAGTCCTTTTGAAAGTGTTGAAGGACAAGCTCAAGCCGGTGACGGCATGGCGGAAGATCCCGTTGCTGTCGCATCAGGAACAATTCCTGACGGCGAAGGGGCCCATGAAGATCTGGTTTGATCGGGCGCGTGCTGTCGAGGCTGATCCGCGGGTTCTGCAGGCCTCGAATTATCCCATGCAGCCGTGGCTCGACGTGGCTGAGGGCGGCTGGGCAGCCGTCGTGGTGACGGATAACGCCCCCGCGCTTGCCGAGCGTCTCGCCGATGAACTCGCCGATCTCGCCTGGTCTATGCGCGACGATTTCCAGATCAAGGAAGCGGTTTCCGTCGACGAGGCGGTGATCATGGCCGACCGCGCCGCTGAGGGCGTGGTGGTCATCAGCGATACCGGGGATACGGTTTTTGGTGGCTCAGCGGGTGACAGCAACCTCATCCTCGAGGCGATCCTTCGCCTCGGCATCAAGAGCCGCGCCCTCATTCCCCTGATTTCGCCGCAGACGGTCGCGCGGCTCACGGAGGCTGGCGAGGGGGCGACAGTGACGCTGCCGCTCGGGGGCGATGCGGCGACGGCGTTCTTCTCGCCGCTCGAGGTGACGGGAACCGTGCGGAAGGTCGCCGACGGCAAGATTCCCGTCGCGTTCAATCACCAGACCCATATCGACATGGGGCGTGTCGTCGTTTTTGACGTGGGGCCCTGCACGCTCCTGATTTCGGAGTTGCGTGGCGTCGCAGGCAATATACCCGCCGCCTACGAGGCCTTCGGGATCAATCCGGCCGAATACAAGATCGCGGTTTTGAAGACCGCATCCAATTTCCAGTACTTCGCGCCCATCTCATCTCAGGTCATTCGCGCCGATACGCGTGGCCCTGGACAGTCCGATGTATTCACGTTGCCATGGAGGAATATTCCGCGTCCAGTATATCCGCTGGAGCGTTTCGAAGACTGGCGTAATCCACAATAA
- a CDS encoding D-serine deaminase gives MASTHISPLPRLALAPLRAAVLDRSTKGLPPGKEGLTLAAVGEQGWNVLAGDLPLPLAVIRKSVLEANSRWMKAFTALNGLEISPHGKTTMAPQLFDLQVADGAWAITVATAQQLDVCRRFGVKRVILANQPIGRQAVDACFNAIREDGIELYCLADSLSGVSLLAEGATRLPPPSANPLHILVEIGFEGGRTGTRTREEALAVARAVGQVPGLQLAGFECFEGLQPTPAGADRLLDEVIAVAQEADGEGLFAVGHTMVLSAGGSSLFDRVGERLNAAAFARPVVKLLRSGCYLTHDSLSYAAAFRRILSDTSLALPAGELEPALEVWAYVQSRPEQGRTMLTVGKRDISYDSAMPVPVRWYRPDGSMAVPQPMPAGHTVLALNDQHCHLGTPLDSPIAIGDMVAFGIGHPCTTFDKWAFLALVDDNYRVVDGIRTFF, from the coding sequence ATGGCATCGACACACATTTCACCTCTGCCGCGCCTTGCGCTGGCGCCTTTGCGCGCGGCCGTGCTCGATCGGTCGACCAAGGGATTGCCGCCTGGCAAGGAAGGGCTCACGCTGGCCGCCGTCGGCGAGCAGGGGTGGAATGTGCTGGCAGGCGACCTGCCGCTGCCTCTTGCGGTCATCCGCAAGTCGGTGCTGGAGGCCAACAGCCGCTGGATGAAGGCCTTCACGGCCCTGAACGGCCTGGAGATCTCACCCCATGGCAAAACGACCATGGCGCCGCAGCTCTTTGATCTGCAGGTGGCCGACGGGGCCTGGGCGATCACTGTCGCAACGGCGCAGCAGCTCGATGTCTGTCGCCGTTTCGGCGTCAAGCGCGTGATCCTCGCCAACCAGCCGATCGGCCGACAGGCCGTCGATGCTTGCTTCAATGCCATCCGGGAGGATGGCATTGAGCTCTATTGTCTGGCCGATAGCCTCTCGGGGGTCAGCCTTCTTGCCGAGGGCGCGACACGCCTGCCGCCTCCTTCCGCAAATCCGCTGCACATTCTGGTCGAGATTGGCTTTGAGGGCGGGCGTACCGGCACCCGCACCCGCGAGGAAGCGTTAGCCGTGGCGCGGGCCGTGGGCCAAGTGCCCGGATTGCAGCTCGCAGGCTTCGAGTGTTTCGAAGGGCTGCAGCCGACGCCGGCTGGCGCGGATCGGCTGCTCGACGAGGTCATCGCGGTCGCACAAGAAGCGGACGGCGAGGGACTGTTTGCGGTGGGTCACACGATGGTGCTCAGCGCTGGCGGGTCGTCTCTCTTTGATCGGGTTGGGGAGCGTCTGAACGCGGCCGCATTCGCGCGGCCTGTCGTGAAGCTGTTGCGGTCCGGCTGCTATCTTACCCACGATTCCCTCAGCTATGCTGCGGCCTTCCGGCGCATTCTCAGCGATACCTCGCTTGCGCTGCCCGCGGGCGAATTGGAGCCGGCGCTGGAGGTTTGGGCCTATGTGCAGTCTCGGCCGGAGCAAGGTCGAACCATGCTGACCGTCGGTAAACGCGACATCAGCTATGATTCCGCGATGCCCGTCCCGGTGCGTTGGTACCGGCCGGACGGTAGCATGGCAGTGCCTCAACCCATGCCGGCAGGGCATACGGTGCTTGCCTTGAACGACCAGCATTGTCACCTCGGCACGCCACTTGACAGCCCGATCGCCATTGGTGACATGGTAGCCTTCGGGATCGGCCATCCCTGCACGACTTTTGACAAATGGGCATTCCTGGCTCTGGTCGATGACAACTACCGGGTCGTCGACGGCATCCGCACGTTCTTCTGA